A region of Pseudoxanthomonas sp. CF385 DNA encodes the following proteins:
- the bamB gene encoding outer membrane protein assembly factor BamB, producing MKTASIRIVGGILIMAALGGCSTIKGWFGGKAEEKPTEPAELVDITPSVSVSKLWSASAGKGEERLGLQQAPAVEGGRVYAAAVKGGVRAFDLQTGKQVWQYKSDLRISGGPGAGEGLVVVGTLDGKVIALDAATGAEKWQVKVPNEVIAAPAISQGVVFVRTNDGRVSALSGDTGERRWFWTHELPSLTVRGNAPVVVGPGVLFAGNDDGTLAALSGNDGRTLWTQTIGAPEGRSELERMADVDGAPVLEGTTVFVTSFKKETVAIEGPSGRPLWKRENGGAGGLAVTSSAVLVSDPAGTVWALDKYSGSSLWSNTTLARRSLTAPTIHGDYAVVGDYDGYLHWLKTDNGDIVGRARVGGKAIRGKPVVADGILIVQDVEGGLTAFGFK from the coding sequence ATGAAGACCGCGTCCATTCGCATCGTGGGTGGCATTCTGATCATGGCCGCCCTCGGTGGCTGCAGCACGATCAAGGGCTGGTTCGGCGGCAAGGCCGAAGAAAAGCCGACGGAGCCGGCCGAACTGGTCGACATCACGCCGTCGGTCAGCGTTTCCAAGCTCTGGAGCGCAAGCGCCGGAAAGGGCGAGGAACGTCTCGGACTCCAGCAGGCCCCCGCTGTCGAGGGGGGGCGCGTTTATGCGGCCGCCGTCAAGGGCGGTGTCCGTGCATTCGACCTGCAGACGGGCAAGCAAGTCTGGCAGTACAAGTCCGACCTGCGCATTTCGGGTGGTCCTGGCGCCGGCGAAGGCCTCGTCGTGGTCGGTACGCTCGACGGGAAGGTGATTGCCCTGGATGCGGCGACCGGTGCCGAGAAGTGGCAGGTGAAGGTGCCGAACGAAGTGATCGCCGCGCCTGCGATCTCCCAGGGTGTGGTGTTTGTCCGCACCAATGACGGCCGCGTGTCCGCCCTGAGCGGCGATACCGGGGAGCGTCGCTGGTTCTGGACGCACGAACTGCCCAGCCTCACCGTGCGCGGCAACGCGCCGGTGGTGGTCGGTCCGGGCGTGCTGTTCGCGGGCAATGACGACGGCACGTTGGCGGCCCTGTCGGGCAACGACGGACGCACCCTGTGGACGCAGACGATCGGCGCGCCGGAAGGCCGCAGCGAGCTGGAACGCATGGCCGACGTGGATGGCGCGCCGGTGCTGGAAGGCACGACGGTGTTCGTCACCAGTTTCAAGAAGGAAACGGTCGCCATCGAAGGCCCCTCCGGCCGTCCCCTGTGGAAGCGCGAGAACGGCGGTGCCGGCGGACTGGCGGTGACCAGCAGCGCGGTGCTCGTCTCGGATCCGGCAGGGACCGTCTGGGCGCTGGACAAGTACAGCGGCAGTTCCCTCTGGTCCAACACGACCCTGGCACGCCGTTCGCTGACCGCGCCGACGATCCATGGCGATTACGCCGTGGTCGGCGACTACGACGGCTACCTGCACTGGTTGAAGACCGACAACGGCGACATCGTCGGCCGTGCCCGCGTCGGCGGCAAGGCCATCCGCGGCAAGCCGGTCGTGGCTGACGGGATCCTGATCGTGCAGGACGTGGAAGGCGGACTGACGGCCTTCGGCTTCAAGTAA
- a CDS encoding tetratricopeptide repeat protein produces the protein MAIDDLLDEHEQSERVRSWLRNNGAGLFGGVALGLGVIFGWQWWQKSQQGQHEQAYQDYQKAVEGLAKGDLKQSKGVVDTLAKQGDVYAGIAGLQLAKAQVEAGERDAAIATLRSLKPDDSLRPLVDVRLARLLIDSGKHDEALTLLAKAEDASSLEVRGDALLATGKAKEAQDAYTRALTTLDVASPQRRLVELKLIHAGGTPPKTGGAA, from the coding sequence ATGGCGATTGACGATCTGCTCGACGAGCACGAACAAAGCGAACGCGTCCGTAGCTGGCTGAGGAACAATGGCGCCGGCCTGTTCGGTGGCGTGGCCTTGGGGCTGGGGGTGATTTTCGGATGGCAGTGGTGGCAGAAGAGCCAGCAGGGCCAGCACGAACAGGCATACCAGGACTACCAGAAGGCCGTGGAAGGGCTCGCCAAGGGCGATCTGAAGCAGTCCAAGGGAGTGGTCGACACCCTCGCCAAGCAGGGCGACGTGTACGCCGGTATCGCGGGCCTGCAACTGGCCAAGGCGCAGGTCGAGGCCGGCGAGCGCGATGCCGCCATCGCCACGTTGCGCAGCCTCAAGCCCGATGATTCGCTCCGGCCGCTGGTCGATGTGCGACTGGCGCGCCTGCTGATCGACAGCGGCAAGCACGATGAAGCGCTGACGTTACTCGCCAAGGCCGAAGACGCGTCCAGCCTCGAGGTTCGCGGCGACGCACTGTTGGCGACCGGCAAGGCCAAGGAAGCCCAGGACGCCTACACTCGCGCGCTGACCACGCTGGACGTGGCTTCGCCGCAGCGTCGCCTCGTCGAGTTGAAGCTGATCCACGCCGGTGGCACGCCGCCCAAGACGGGAGGTGCCGCATGA
- a CDS encoding helix-turn-helix domain-containing protein: protein MMDTVSGGMPQGCGDALRSARERAGLSIQDVSQRLKMPVKVVQALEAGQWDQSGGAVFVRGQLRSYGRLLKVDVEPFLHQAETAVAAPAELVSHGHTPPLQYFFDSFKRRAIYVVLTLVIVTPIWMTLRPAQGPALETSTASLDVVPDAAPTAGASGPSKPAARPQAAPFVASMTPLPRSTSAWLSLTFKGDSWVEINAPDGRKVEHALVRAGEERRFAQGEVGRIKLGDATAVEVQQAGSTVDLAPFQRANVARFTVSSEGSLAPVGD, encoded by the coding sequence ATGATGGACACGGTAAGTGGGGGCATGCCGCAGGGGTGCGGCGATGCACTGCGGTCGGCGCGTGAGCGGGCCGGCCTATCGATACAGGATGTCAGCCAGCGACTGAAGATGCCGGTCAAGGTCGTCCAGGCCCTGGAAGCGGGGCAGTGGGACCAGTCCGGGGGCGCGGTTTTCGTGCGCGGGCAACTGCGCAGCTATGGCCGCCTGCTCAAGGTGGACGTCGAGCCGTTCCTGCATCAGGCGGAAACCGCCGTCGCGGCGCCGGCCGAGCTCGTCAGCCACGGCCATACGCCGCCGCTGCAGTATTTCTTCGACAGCTTCAAGCGCCGCGCGATCTACGTCGTGCTGACGCTCGTGATCGTGACCCCGATCTGGATGACGCTCCGTCCCGCTCAGGGCCCCGCATTGGAGACCTCGACGGCGTCACTCGACGTGGTGCCGGACGCCGCGCCGACGGCGGGCGCTTCGGGACCTTCCAAGCCCGCTGCCCGCCCGCAGGCAGCCCCCTTCGTGGCCTCGATGACACCGCTACCGAGGTCGACGTCGGCCTGGTTGTCGCTGACGTTCAAGGGCGACAGCTGGGTCGAGATCAATGCGCCGGATGGACGCAAGGTCGAGCACGCACTGGTGCGTGCCGGCGAGGAACGCCGCTTCGCCCAAGGCGAGGTAGGACGCATCAAACTGGGAGATGCGACGGCGGTCGAGGTTCAGCAAGCGGGGAGTACGGTGGACTTGGCCCCGTTCCAGCGAGCTAACGTCGCACGCTTTACGGTATCCTCTGAGGGTTCCCTAGCGCCGGTCGGTGATTGA
- the pilW gene encoding type IV pilus biogenesis/stability protein PilW: MRHKALCLLLVPLLLATACSRLTFVRPKMERKDGEQIAQDYSVKDSPEVKRRQSVQMMLSRSVQRLQAGDLDTAEKEAKAALKLAPDSADAVTMLAVVADRRGQTEAAGQQYRRAAELAPGQGAAQNNYGTWLCANGFQAESLVWFDRALQAPGYGTPAVAQANAGNCALASGQLERAERDLRQALSRDPSNATALGAMAELEFRRQEYLSARAFIERRLAAGPASLAVLKLASQIEERLGDKAAASRYVRRIRAEFPDARDVTTGGNAGP, translated from the coding sequence ATGCGGCATAAGGCGCTCTGCCTGCTGCTGGTTCCCCTCCTGCTGGCGACGGCCTGCAGTCGACTCACCTTCGTCCGCCCCAAGATGGAGCGCAAGGACGGCGAGCAGATCGCCCAGGACTATTCCGTCAAGGACAGTCCCGAGGTGAAGCGTCGCCAGTCGGTGCAGATGATGCTGTCGCGCTCGGTGCAGCGTCTGCAGGCGGGCGACCTCGACACGGCGGAGAAAGAGGCCAAGGCGGCGCTCAAGCTGGCGCCGGATTCGGCCGATGCCGTAACCATGCTGGCGGTTGTCGCCGACCGCCGCGGTCAGACCGAAGCCGCCGGCCAGCAGTATCGCCGGGCGGCGGAACTGGCCCCGGGGCAGGGTGCCGCTCAGAACAACTACGGGACCTGGCTGTGCGCCAACGGCTTCCAAGCCGAGTCGCTGGTCTGGTTCGATCGCGCGCTGCAGGCGCCCGGATACGGCACCCCCGCGGTGGCCCAGGCGAACGCCGGGAACTGCGCGCTCGCCTCCGGCCAGCTTGAGCGTGCGGAACGCGACCTGCGCCAGGCGCTGTCGCGCGATCCCTCCAATGCCACCGCGCTCGGCGCGATGGCGGAACTGGAATTCCGCCGGCAGGAGTACCTGTCGGCGCGCGCTTTCATCGAGCGGAGGCTGGCTGCGGGGCCTGCGTCGCTCGCAGTGTTGAAACTCGCATCACAGATCGAGGAAAGACTCGGCGACAAGGCTGCTGCCAGTCGATATGTTCGGCGCATTCGGGCGGAGTTCCCCGACGCGCGGGACGTCACAACCGGGGGAAATGCAGGGCCATGA
- the rlmN gene encoding 23S rRNA (adenine(2503)-C(2))-methyltransferase RlmN has product MSSHELPPIELKLATDAPSVAIGASVSAKQNLMDLDREALEQFFVGTLGEQKFRAHQVMKWIHHRYVTDFDQMTDLGKNLRAKLQEHAEVVVPQVVFDKPSSDGTHKWLLGMGVDGKNAVETVYIPDKSRGTLCVSSQVGCGLNCTFCSTATQGFNRNLTTAEIIGQVWVTARHLGNVPAQNRRLTNVVMMGMGEPLLNFENVVRAMNIMRDDLGYGLASKRVTLSTSGLVPMIDRLSTETDVSLAVSLHAPNDALREQLVPLNKKYPIAELMASCVRYLRANKKRDSVTFEYTLMKGVNDQPEHARQLAQLMRKFSNAAQLKDAGKVNLIPFNPFPGTRYERAPEEDIRAFQKLLLDAQVLTMVRRTRGDDIDAACGQLKGQVMDRTRRQAEFRRQLQEQGIDDAA; this is encoded by the coding sequence ATGAGCAGCCACGAACTGCCGCCGATCGAGTTGAAGCTGGCCACGGACGCTCCGTCCGTGGCGATCGGCGCGTCCGTGTCCGCGAAGCAGAACCTGATGGACCTGGACCGCGAAGCACTCGAACAGTTCTTCGTGGGTACGCTCGGCGAGCAGAAGTTCCGCGCGCACCAGGTGATGAAGTGGATCCACCACCGTTACGTCACCGACTTCGACCAGATGACCGATCTGGGCAAGAACCTGCGCGCGAAACTGCAGGAACATGCCGAAGTCGTCGTGCCGCAGGTGGTGTTCGACAAGCCTTCGTCCGACGGCACCCACAAGTGGCTGCTGGGCATGGGCGTGGACGGCAAGAATGCCGTCGAAACCGTCTACATCCCCGACAAGAGCCGCGGGACGTTGTGCGTGTCGTCGCAGGTGGGCTGCGGCCTCAACTGCACGTTCTGCTCGACGGCCACGCAGGGGTTCAACCGCAACCTCACCACCGCCGAGATCATCGGCCAGGTGTGGGTGACGGCGCGCCACCTGGGCAACGTGCCCGCACAGAACCGTCGCCTCACCAACGTGGTGATGATGGGCATGGGCGAGCCGCTGCTGAATTTCGAGAACGTCGTCCGCGCGATGAACATCATGCGCGACGATCTGGGTTACGGCCTGGCCAGCAAGCGCGTCACCCTGTCGACGTCCGGTCTGGTGCCGATGATCGATCGGCTGTCGACCGAAACCGACGTGTCGCTGGCCGTTTCGCTGCACGCACCCAACGATGCGTTGCGCGAACAGCTGGTGCCGCTCAACAAGAAGTATCCGATCGCCGAACTGATGGCATCGTGCGTGCGATACCTGCGCGCGAACAAGAAGCGCGATTCGGTGACATTCGAGTACACGCTGATGAAGGGCGTGAACGACCAGCCCGAGCATGCGCGCCAGCTCGCGCAGCTGATGCGCAAGTTCAGCAATGCCGCTCAGCTCAAGGACGCGGGCAAGGTCAACCTCATCCCGTTCAACCCCTTCCCGGGAACCCGCTACGAGCGGGCACCGGAAGAGGACATCCGCGCCTTCCAGAAGCTGCTGCTCGATGCGCAGGTCCTGACGATGGTCCGTCGCACGCGTGGCGACGACATCGATGCGGCCTGCGGTCAGCTGAAAGGCCAGGTGATGGACCGGACGCGACGGCAGGCCGAGTTCCGCCGCCAACTGCAGGAACAGGGCATCGACGATGCGGCATAA
- the ndk gene encoding nucleoside-diphosphate kinase codes for MALERTLSIVKPDAVAKNVIGEIYARFEKNGLKIVASKMKHLSRREAEGFYAVHRERPFFNALVEFMISGPVAIQVLEGENAVLKHRDILGATNPKDAAPGTIRADFADSIDANAAHGSDSVENANNEIAYFFAATEVFAR; via the coding sequence ATGGCGCTGGAGCGCACCCTGTCTATTGTCAAGCCCGATGCCGTCGCCAAGAACGTCATCGGCGAAATCTATGCGCGTTTCGAAAAGAACGGTCTGAAGATCGTCGCCTCGAAGATGAAGCACCTGTCGCGCCGCGAAGCGGAAGGCTTCTATGCCGTGCACCGCGAGCGTCCGTTCTTCAACGCGCTGGTCGAGTTCATGATCTCCGGCCCGGTCGCCATCCAGGTGCTGGAAGGCGAGAACGCCGTGCTGAAGCATCGCGACATCCTCGGCGCCACCAATCCGAAGGACGCCGCGCCGGGCACGATCCGCGCCGACTTCGCCGACTCCATCGACGCCAACGCCGCGCACGGTTCTGATTCGGTCGAGAACGCGAACAACGAGATCGCGTACTTCTTCGCCGCGACCGAAGTGTTCGCGCGCTGA